The DNA sequence TCACGGCAGGATGGGAGCGGGATGCGCGAACAGCCCCTCTGTCACTATTAGGATGCGCCGTCTCCCCTTTTCCTTGCCAAGTTGGATTCGTCCTCGTACCTCCGCTGGCGCCTGTGGGTTGTACCACTCTGTGAAAAGGGGGATGCGCCACCTCGCTGCTTCCTCCACGCTACTTCCCTGACGCCCCCAGAACGATTCCCTGTATTGTACGAAGGGCGTTAAAGGGCGGAGAGGGCTCCGTGTTGTGCCTGCGGCGCGTTGTCTCATTCCTCGCCCTTCTTATGCCTCCCGTGAAAACCAGTGGAACAGCTCAAGGGTAAAAGCGACgtgaggggagggggcagcggCGCTCTCCCCCCTTTTCGCAAAGTGGTACAACCCACAGGAGCTGGTAGAGATAGGAGGAAGGATCCAACTTGGCGAGGAAAAGGGGGGAGGGGAGCGGCGCAACTTAGTGGCCGCGGTGGGCTGCGCGCATGCGGGGCAGCGGAGCTGAGACAAAGGCGCCGCCGCgccccccccaccccatcccCGCGTCCCTCCCCGGTTATAACGCGCCCCCCATCCCCATGGATGCGGGGGTCTCTCCATGCCCGGGGGGGAGCCGGAGGAGGGCGGGGGAATGGCGGGAGGGCGgcgggcaggaggaggaggcggcggcagcagcagcagcagcgcatCACCCGGGGGGGTGTCGGTGAAGATGTCGCTCCGCCGCGCCTACTCCATCAAGGACAAGCTCCAGGCCATCGAGAGGGTGAAGAAGGGCGAGCGGCAGGCGTCGGTGTGCCGGGCTTTCGGCGTGCCGGGGGGCACGCTGCGGGGGTGGCTGAAGGACGAGGCGAAGCTCCGCTGGTTCCTGGAGCAGCTCGGCGGCGAGGTGGGCACCCAGCGCAAGAAGATGCGCTTGGCCAACGAGGAGGAGATCGACCGCGCCGTCTACGCCTGGTTCCTTGCCCTGCGCCAGCACGGCGTGCCGCTCTCCGGGCCCCTGATCCAGGCCCAGGCGGAGGCCTTCGCCCGGCAGATCTACGGGCCTGAGTGCACCTTCAAGGCGAGCCACGGCTGGTTCTGGCGCTGGCAGAAGCGCCACGGCATCTCCAGCCAACGCATCTACGGCGAGGGCGGCCTCCCCACCGAGCCCGAGCGCGCCCCGGCCGCCCGCGCCGAGGTCCTGCCCGATGCCGGCGGCTACGGGGACGAGCAGATCTACAACGCCAACATCACCAGGCTCTTCTGGAAGCTTCTTCCCGGTGCTGGGATCGCGGCGAGGCGTCCGGCCCGCGGCGAGCGCGTCACGGTGCTGCTGGCCGCCAACTTGACCGGCGCCCACAAACTCAAGCCCTTGGTGGTCGGGGGTCTCCGCGATCCCGCCAGCCTCAGGCATCACAACCAGGAGAAATTCCCGGCTTGTTACCGCTACAGCCCCGAGGCCCGGCTGGCGCCGGCGCTTCTGAGGGCTTGGTTCTTTGAGGACTTTGTGCCGGGCGTCAAGCGGTACCTGCGGcggagctgcctgcagcagaaggccgtgctgctgctcagctccgCTCCGTCCCGCTCTGCAGCGGGGGCTGAGGATTCTCCGCCGCTCCAGACTCCGGATGGGTCCATCCGCGCGTTGTTCCTCTCCAAGGGTCCCTCTGGGAGCGGtttggctggagcaggaggccgAATCCCGGCGCCGCTGGAGCAAGGCGTGGTGTCGGCCTTCAAGCAGCTCTACAAGCGGGAATTGCTGCGCTTGGCCGTGTCCTGCGGCGGGCCCGGCAGTCCCGCGGACTTCGTGCGCTCCTTCCTCCTCAAGGACATGCTGTACCTGGCCGGCCTCTCCTGGGATCTCATCCCGCCAGGATCAATCGAgaagtgctggctgctggggctgcgCGCCGCCTTCGAGCCGCAGCCCGGCGAGGAAGAGCACGGCGACGCGCCGGGAGGGGAGGAAGGCGGAGGGGACAGCAAGGTCTTCAGTGACCTGACCCACCTGGCCGCCTTGGCCTTCAAGCGCTTGGCTCCCGAGGAAGTGTCCGACTGGCTGCACTTGGACGACGCAGCTCCAGGTGTGGAGGAGGACGGCGATGGCGAGGAGGACGCCGAGGAGGAAGGCGCCGAGGGCcgcgaggaggatgaggaggaagaagcGGCTGGTGGCAAAAAGGGCGGGGAAGGAGGAGATCCTTTGCTGCCCACGGCTCGGGAAGCCATCCAGGGTCTGGAGACGGCGCTGCGCtggctggagggacaggaccccCGGGAAGTGGGGCCGCTGAAGCTGGTGCAGCTGCGCTCCCTCATCTCCATGGCCCAGCGGCTGCGCCGCGGCCGCAGCCCCCAATCCTAGGGCAGGGGTGAGCGCCACTTTTTTGGCTACCAACCACCCCTGGTTggccacagagctggggacaccccggtTGTCCCAGGGGGATGGCAGTGGAGGTGCCACTCGCCCCTCTGTGACCGTGATCAGGAGGCCCAGATGCCTGTGGGTCACAATTCAGGGGATTTTTGTGCAACAACTCGAATTCCAGGGTTGTTCCTTACCTAAATATACTTAGGAGGTGCTATTTTTTACATCCCTTGTGGCTCCTGGTCACTGGCACTGCCAGAAAGGGTGTGGATTCCCCCCCCAAATTGCCCAGTTCCCCCAATTCcatggggagaaggggtgagGGAAGGACCATGGTGTCCATGGGATAATGGGGGATGTTACactgaaaaatccccaaatcccagagcagGGTTGAGGTGGGCACAGCCAGCTGGACGTGGGCCACTCCTGAGGTGCTGCAGGGGAAACATTCCACCTTGGAAGAGGCTGGTGACGCCCTTCCCACTGCCACAACAGAATCCTGTTACAccaggatggtttggggctGGTTTAAGACCAtttccttcaggcactggaTTGGGAAAGGGACACTTGGGTGGCACCCACGAGAGAGAGTCACCTCCATCATTCCCACCACAGCTGGGACCACGGAGAGCTGCTGATCCAGGTACCATCATCCGAGCATCCTGGTGGAGCTGGAGGCTCCAGGGATGGGGTTGAGATGTTCCTCACTGGGTTTGTGGGGTTGGAGGACACGTCTGGGTGAGTTGAGGttggagcagggagggctccTGGCACTGCCGTGGAATATTGGAGGCATCTGATAGGAATTGACCTGATTTGGATGAAATTTTAGGGTGTTTAGCTGAATTACTGGGAGAGGGAAATGAAATTACTCCTCAGTGCTGCCGTGCCTCGTGTCAGCGGGCGGGTGGGGGTTTTTACTTGTCGGTTCTTTGTCTCCTCGCTGCAGAGTTTACGGAAattaaatggatttttattCCCATGTGGAGGTTGTCGTCTGTGAACTGTCACGTGGAGCCATCccagagggatttggggtggcaCCAGGGGGATCTTCATGGGGTTGTGTCCTCTCCAGTGTGGTTTTCTCCACGCCAATGGGGTGTAATCATGTAAAATCACATTTCTGTTTATTATCTTTTGCACCAAAATCACCCCACAAAAAGATTCTGAAGCTTGGGTGTGGCTTATTTCAAATGGGAGTTTGTGAATGAAAGAAAGTTTCAGTTGTGTGACAAAAATGCTGCAAAGATCAgcagaaggtgctgggctggaggTCTTTGAACTGGTTTGAGGGGGTGAGAATATAAAATTatggaacagtttgggttggaagggatctgcAAGGCCATCAAATTCCAGCCCTCTGCTgtggtcagggacaccttccactgtcccaaattgctccaagccctgtccaacctggccttggacacttccaggggtggggcagccatggtttctctgggaattccattccagttcctcaccaccctcccaggaGGAATTCcctcccaatatcccatctaaccctgtcctctggcagttgaaagccatttcctgtgtcctggcactccaggcccTTATCCAAAGTCAGGTCTCAGCATCCAGATGTTCCCACCAGTGATGTTTTCcctggaaaaaaacattttcatccTCAAAGCAGATCCCAAATAATCTTTAATTGCATCTGTGCAGGTGCTGGGAGGCAATCAGAGTTTAATTAGGGCATGGGAAAGGCTTAGATCCTCTCCTGATGGGCAAGTTTGAGTTTCTACCCCCTCAATATTCCTGGAGATGGGAGCAGATCAGGGCTTCCATCCCATTCCCTGGGAGGGATCATGGTGCAGTTTTTTTTGGCTGGTTGAGCTCGTGCCCATAGTTCTGGAATGTGGGCAGCATCCTCATGGATGTGGCTCTGACCACAGGGATGCAGCCAttctcccagccccagcagggttAAATTGGGGTCACCTCATTCCCAAAAGTCTCTCCCCAGTGCCACACATCCCACACCAGCTTCGTGCTTGGCGACCTGGGTGCCAGCACCATCCCCAGCGAGCATCCAGAAATCATGGATGTCACCTCCCCACGGAAGTGACCCCGTGGTGGCTTCCACAGCCCCCCAGGACCAGAGGAACCACAAAAATCCACACTCCCCCATTGCTCTGGCCACGTTTATTTGGTTCCAGCTGAGGTAACACGTGTCCACACCACCTCCCACCCTCACCCACGTTCTCCCGAAGATGCCAGGATCCCGCTCCTCCGAGGAGCTCGCTTTGGTCCCCAccgcccctcctgccccagaagGGGTTTGTGCATTAGTCCTTGGCCATGTCACACGCCCGGTTGGTGGCCGCCTCCACGGCATCCAtgacggtggcccggagcgctCCCTTCTCCAGCTGGTGCAGGGCGTAGATCGTGGTGCCCCCGGGCGTGCAGACGTCCCCCCGCAGCTTGGCCGGGTGCTCCCCCGTCTCCAGCAGCATCTTGGCTGCACCCTGTGGGACACCAGCACACCAAGAAAGTCAGATCTGGGActtcccaaattcccctttCCGTGGTTGGATGGCGTCACCATCTCAACCACCCTCATGGCGAGGGAATGTCGCcgtgatattttctgaaaaatccctttgccggggtttttttctcctgatttttttcttctcctggttttcttctcctggtttcccttctccttcccttcttctcctggaatcctttctcctggtttttttcttctcagagaagaagaaaaacaataattatctgctgctgtggaatgcaaaggtgcatctgtgattggtccatggttgtttctaattaatggccaatcacagtcagctgacttggactctctgagagtcacCAGCTTTTGTCGTCATTCCATTCCTTTCTATTCCTTTCCAGttttctgatggatcctttctctcGATTCTTTTTGGTATAGTTATAATATAGTATTTTAATGGATCCTTTCTATTCTTTTTGGTATAGTTTTAATACAGTATTTTAATgaatcctttctctctattctttttggtatagttttaatatagtattttaattaatccttttgattctttttggtatagttttaatatagtCTTTTAATGGATCCTTTCTATTCTTTTTGgtatagttttaatatagtATTTTAATGGATCCTTTATATTCTTTCTGgtatagttttaatatagtATTTTAATGGATCCTTTCTCTCGATTCTTTCTGgtatagttttaatatagtATTTTAATGGATCCTTTATATTCTTTTTTGgtatagttttaatatagtattttaatagatcctttctctctattctttttggTATAGTCTTAATATAGTATTTTAATGGATCCTTTCTATTCTTTTTGGTATAGTTTTAATACAGTATTTTAATGAATCCTTTCTCTCGATTCTTTTTGgtatagttttaatatagtATTTTAATGGATCCTTTCTCTCGATTCTTTTTTATATAGTTTTAATATAGTATTTTAATGGAACCTTTCAATTATTTTTGGTATAGTCTTAATATAGTATTTTAATGGATCCTTTCAATTCTTTTTGgtatagttttaatatagtattttaatataatataataaatcagccttctgaaacatgcaGTTaggattctcatctcttccctcgtcTTGGGACACTCAAACAAACCATAGAGGGACTGTCCCACCGCCATCCCCTTCACCCTTCTGGTGGCTTCATTTCTGCTTCCaaaaggggaaactgaggcagagcAGCATCCAGCACCTCATCCCGATGGATGTtgtggggcaggagggaaggggggCGATGCCAGCGTGTGCCAAGGACTCACCAGCAGCGTCTGCGCCGCGATCCTGCTGGCCAAGGCGCCCGGCATTCCCATCTTCACCGCGCCCTCGGCCAGCGCCTCGGCAAACAGGTACACCTGGGAAGAGGGGAGCACCCAGGGGTGAGCCTGGAGCACAGCGgggcaccccaaatcccaggagaGCACCCCCTGGCTTACGTAGGCCACGCCGCTGCCGCTGAGCCCGGTGTGGATGTCGATGTAGGACTCGGGGACCTCCTCGCAGAGGCCGCAGGAGGACAGGAGGCTCTTGAGGAGCGCGGCTTCCTCGTCACCCGCGTTGGTGCCCCGGGAGAAAACCATGGCCCCCGCCTGCACCACGCAGGGCAGGTTGGGCATGATGCGCAGCACTTTGGTCCAGGGCgggaggagctggggaaagATGGGGATGGGAGAAggggtgccagccctgggaagAACCCAAGGGTGAGTGGAGACGCCGGTGGGTGTCACCCCTCAGGCTGGAGGAGAAGTGAGgaaagcagggagggagctggaggGGCTCTCGGATGGGGACCTGGGTGCAAATggaggagaaaggagaggaggaggagaggaggaagaggagaatgagagatgaaaaagaaggaagagagaaaggaggagaaagaggatgaggaaaggaaaaaggaggaggaggtggatgaggaggaagaggaggatgagaaaaaggaggagaaggaagaggaggaggaggacaaggaaaAAGGAGGAGAGATGGACGATGAAGTGGataaggagggagaggaggagaggaaaaagaaggagaagaaagaggaggaggaagaggaagagggaaaagaaagaagaggagaaggaggacaaggaaaaaggaggagagaaggaggaggtggatgaggaggaggaggagaaggagaagaacgaaaaaggaggagagaaggaggaggatgtAGATGAGGAGGAataggaggaggagaagaaggagaagaagaagaagaaggaagagaagaaagaggaagaggaaaaagaaaggagaggagaaggagaaggagaaggagaaggagaaggagaaggagaaggagaagggaaggaggaggacaacgaaaagggaggaggaggtggatgaggaggaagaggggaagaaggaggacaaggagaaagagcaaaaagaaaggagaggaagaggaggaggagaaggaggatcAGGATGAGGACAAGGAAAAAGGAGGAGAGAATTAGGAGgtggatgaggaggaagagaaggaggagaagaaggagaagaagaaagagaagaaagaggaagaggaaaaagaaaggagagaaggagaaggacaacgaaaaaggaggaggaggtggatgaggaggaagaggaggaggagaagaaggagaagaaggagaaagagcaagaagaaaggagaggaggaggaggagaagaaggagaaggaggaccAGGATGAGGACAAGGAAAAAGGAGAATTAGGAGGTGtatgaggaggaagagaaggagagaagaaggaggagaggaaggggaaACAGAAGCAAAAGGAGAGGAGAcgaaggagaaaaggaggagcaggagagaaagagaaaagaagaagaaggaaaaggagaaggagaagaggaaggggaaacagaagcaaaaggagaaaagaagaaggaggagaaggagaaaaggagaagcagaaggAGGAACAGGAGAcgagaaaaggagaaggaaaaggagaatgaggaggagaaaaggagaagcaggagagaaggaggagcaggagagaaggagaaaagaaggagaaggaggagaaggagagaaggacaaaagaaggagaaggaaaaggagaaggaggagtcTCACCCGCTGCAGTGTCTGGATGGTGACGCCGGCCACCAGGGACACAACGATGTGGTGGGACCCCACGGCAGGACGGATCTCCTCCAGGACAGCCGGCAGGATGTGGGGTTTGGTGGCCAGGAAGAccagggtgctcctgtgcaccactTCCAGGTTGCAGTGCGTGGTCCTGCAGCCCAACttctgcccagggacagggacagagttCACAGGCTGGAACCCCCAAAAACAGCATCCCAAAAACAGCATCCCCACGGTAACAACACATCCAAAAGCAGGGACATGGCCTGGGGACCTGCTGTGGTCACAAAGCCACCGAGGCTCTGCCTGGATCTCACCCAGATCTGGGAAGGATGAGCCAAACCCCAGTGTGGGGGAAAGGGTGCTCTGACCCCACAtgagggacaccccaaaatctcccaccCCCTTGGCCCCACTCACCCTCCAAGCATCCAGGTTTTTGTCCGAGGGAGCGCTGGCCAGGACGTTGCTGGCTGGAACCTTccctggggggacacagggaatggggcaAGTGGACAGAGTGTCCCCAGGGTTGGGGGGACAGCCCAGACACCCCAATTTCCACCGGGATGTGATTCCTATAATCCCAGCACGATCCCaaagggggctggggacaccagggaggagcagcaggacagggctgtccccatgtccttcCAGCGCAGGACAGGaacccagggaagggctgggaccTTGGGAACAGGCCAAAGCAgggatgtccccatgtccctccaATGGAGCACAGGGACCCGGGAAAGGGCTGGGACCTTGGGAATGAGCCAGGACAGAGTTGTCCCCACGTCCCTGCGCTGGAGGACAGGGACGCGGGGGCAGGCTGGCGTCCTTTAGGAACAGGTCAGGACGCgactgtccccatgtccctccactgcacagcagggaagggagtGCAGGGAGCGTCCAGAGCagcgctgtccccgtgtccccccgcaCTTCCCCGCGCCACAGGACGCCAGAGCAGgactgtccccatgtcccctcctctgcccgtgTGCCCCGGACCTTCCCGTCCCGTACcggcctgcagcagcccccggACGAGCCCCCCGGCCATGCGCCCGGCGCCCACGAACCCGACCCACAGCTCGGGCGCCTCCATGGCTGCGCCAGGCCACGCCCCCAGAACCACGCCCCCGGCGCTGATTGGCTTTGGGCAGCCACACCCCGCTCTGCTATTGGTGGATCCGCTTTAAGGGGCGGGGCGAGTGGGGCAAAGAGGGGGAACTGCGCAGGCGCCGGCGCCACGTGGTTCGCGCAGGTGCACGCGTGGGGGTCCTGGAGGGAATTCCCAAATCTTTCCCAAATCCTTCCCAAACCTTCCCCGCGGCGCTCGGCACCCCTGGGAAACACGAGGGGGTCCCCACCACGGGGGTGGGGGACCAAATGTGGCGTGGGGGAGGTCCCCAAGGGTGTCCGGGGATGTGGGAGGTGCTTCCCACTCTCCTGGCCCCACGGCATCCATGGGTTTGTGGGGGGGACTCTCCGAGGGGGTGTCCCCATATTTGTCGGTGGATGTGGGAGCTGCTTGCCACTCCAGGGTGCTCCTCACCCACCGGGatcactgggattttgggaggttCCACTTAGTGGATCCCtgaaatttggggagggggttgCTCTGTAATTTGTACATGaataaggggtttttttcccactttttttttttccccataggAGCCCCTCCGTTCCCATCATGCTGCTCCAGagctcctgggctgtgctgctcctcggtgccactgctgggtttttggggtggctGGGCCTTGCTGCCCTCCCAGAGAAGGTGGGGACCCCCCCACAAATCCTCCTCGAGACAACCACGAGTGACAGCCGGCTCCAGGATGAAGGCACATCCCAGGAGGTGTCACACCTGGACATCCTGTTACTGTGGGGTGGCTCTGGGAATCCCTCTGGGTTGGGAAATTTGGGTTCTGGGATCCCCTATCCTGGGCAGCCTCTTTGCTTGGTGTAGGgatggttttttgggggggtgtgAAGGCTGAATTCCGGGGTGAGCTCACACCTTTTTCCATATTTTacatccccaaaccccctcccctgtcccccatcctgtgctgggagcacccCAGGGGTGCATTTGGGGTGTCCATGGGGAAACCCAGCACTCCCCCATCATCACCCCCCAAATATCCTCCTCAGGAGGAGCTCTGGGAGACCTGGATGAGGTCAGCACTGGAGGAGACCCCCGTGGCCCAGCTGGTGCAGGACATCTCCCGCCGGATGGGTACGAGCCAGGCTTGGGGTGCTGCAGCACTCCCATATCCCACTTTGGGACTGATCCAACCTCTCTTCCCACCCCACAGGGGACCTGAGCAGCcgtggggctgcagagctccgGGCTGGACACCAGGTTGTCCCATCCAGCTtccatcaggagcaggaaaGACCTCGGGGTGTTCATCCCCAGCCAGGTGGGAACACAGGGAATCCCATTCCCAGGTTTTTTCACAGCAGGGTGCATCTTCCCACTGCTGTTTCCATGTTTTCCGTATGCAGAGAGCATCCTGCTCCTTCAGGAGGTGATGGAGAAGCTGCAGAGGGTCAACCAGAGCCTGGAGCTGATGCTGACAGCCTTGGAAGATGCACGAAGCCGGCTGGAaaagcacctggagcacctcaaATCCATCCCTGCCCCGGACGGTGAGCGGGAACGGGGCCTGGAGGATCCATGGGAGCTGGTGGGTGCCAACACCGGGctcttcctcctgtcccacagGTCAGAGCCAAAGTGTCACCTCCTCCTGCATCCCACACGGCTCATACTTGGCGCTCCTGGTTCTCCCGCTGGTGCCGGCGCCATTCCAGCccatccttctcctcctcttcctcgctTCCCGTGCCCTCGGCGTTCCAGCCATCTCCACTCTCCTGGTCCTTGCTGCAGCAGGTTGGGACAATGTGGGGACAGCGGTTGGGGACACACCACCCTGTGGGGAGGGCTCTGGCTTCTCCCAGCCTCTGGTTTTCCCACAGGGCATTGGGTGGCATCCGCCTGCCGTGGTGCCGGAAGGATCCGGCCGGTGGTTCCCCGGGAAAAGGCTCGGTACCGGCTCACCTCCACCCCGGAGAGGTAGGAGATGGTTGAGGAGGTGGCATGGAACCCTTGGGAGCTGCTGGATCTTCCAGCCTGGATCTTCCAGCCTGGATTTTCCACCCTGGAGTCTCAGGAAGGGACAGGACGCATCTTGGTGGCTTCCCTTTGGGACACCTCATCCCAACTCCTTCCATTTCTGTTCAGATATTCCATCctggatgccccatccttggtGCCTCATCCTAGATTTCCCATCCTGGATGTTCCACCCTGCAGACATCTGGCAGAGGTCTCCAGGGGACAGGACACATTCTTTCTGGCTTCCCTTTTGGACACCTCATCCCAACTCCTTCCATTTCTGTTCAGATATTCCATCctggatgccccatccttggtGCCTCATCCTGAATTTCCCATCCTGGATGTTCCACCCTGCAGACATCTGGTAGATATCTCCAGGGAAGGACAGGACACATCTTGGATGGCTTTCCTACAGCTTTGGGGCATCTCATCCCATCTCCATGTCCTGTTCCTGCTCAGTGTCACATCCCTGGGTGTCCCATCCTGGTGCCATCTCCAGGAAAGGACAGAACCTATCCCGATGGCTTTCCTGTGGCTTTTGGACACCTCTTCCCACCTCCCTGACTTATTTCTGCTCAGGGAGGGGTGTGGAGAGGTGCATGTCTCCCTTGTGGTGGTGACACAGAAGCCACCAAGGCGACAGGAGTCCGGTTTTCCTTCTTCCCACACAGGGAATGCGACATGGAGCTGCTGCAAGAGGAGCTGGACAGGATGGAGATGAGCTGCCTGCAAAGTGAGAGGTGCCCACAAGGTGGGAGGTGTGGTGGCTGTAGGACACAgatccaaaccccatcttgtgCTGGGATGTGTGTTAtcccagagtgtccccaagCTCTGCCAGGGCATGTGCCACCACCCCAGAGTGTCCCCGTCCTccacctggggacaggagctctgggagGGCATCTCCACCCCTGCCATGTTCTTGCAGAGCCCTCgcacctggagcagccccaagaGGTGGCCGGGGACATTCCCAAATTCAGAGGGCAGGCGTCACCCAACCCTGGTGGCCAGAGGACAACACCGAGCCCGTGTGAGGTAAGGTGCTGGGTGGGGTGTCCCCATGTTGGTGTTGTCCCCCAAAACCTGCTCTGGGGGGCCAGCTGGGTCTCCCTGAGGGCCAGGTCCTGCAAGGTTGGGGTGTCCTCATGGTGGCACCTCTGGCTGTGGGACAACCCCTTGGGAGACAGACAGGTCTGGGCACGTGACacacagggaggaatttggggtggAAAAGGGTGTCCTGAAGGATGGCCAAGGCACCCCAGGGGACAAGGGACATCTGCAGGAACCCCCTTCTTCCCAAACCAGGTGACACCGGAGCCGGCCATGGATGCTGGGAAGCTCTGGGAGCCCAAACCCCGCAGCCCGAGGGCCAACATGTGAGCACCAACCACCCAGAATGTCCCTTCTCCATGGCTTGGTGTCACCTCAGGGGGACACCCCGCTGCTGGTGGCTTCCTGGGGTGCTGATGGGTGTCTCCTCTGCAGGTCCCCGTGCCAGGGgctcaccagggctgggcagcggtGCCGGAAGAAGGCGATTCCCGGGCTGGAATTCTGCCACATCCACACCACCGGCAGTAGCTCGGCCATGGATTCATCCCCCCGTTTTTGACCCTCTACccctccctgaggggtttttaacCCTTTTTATGGCTATTCCATATCCTGGTGGAGAACATGGAGCCTAAGGATGCCACTGGATGTGGGCACAGGGCAGATGTTTATTATCCCACCAGTTTTATGCTATTtgcatatattttaataaatgccACGTTTACAGCTGGAGTCTTTCCCATTCCTATCCTGAGATAGGGGGCTGTGGGATCATCCCCATGTgccaagaacagcagcaaattcCCTGCTGCCATTTCCACGCCCTGGATTCCTGATTACCTTCCCTTTATTACACCTAATTGCAGGTAATTAGTGTAGCTCATTAACAGCTCAGACCCACCACCCACTTGGACACAGCCACGGCTCCAGCTGGCTCCTACCACTTGATTTGGGATCTTTTTGGGATGCCCCAACTTTccttccccctgccctgggcgTCCTGCGCCGCTCCCAGCAGTGGGGCAGGAAtgtgggagctgctccccaggctcCCATTTTTACTTTGGAAATGTCACTGTCACCCCCCCAGCCCCGTCCTCTGCCCCAGCAAAGGACAACCCTGAGTTGAAGAGGATGATCCCGGTGCCAGGCGGTCCCGGTGCCGTCACTTCCTGGCGTTGGCATAGTTGGCGGTGAACC is a window from the Passer domesticus isolate bPasDom1 chromosome 1, bPasDom1.hap1, whole genome shotgun sequence genome containing:
- the PYCR3 gene encoding pyrroline-5-carboxylate reductase 3 isoform X2, with protein sequence MEAPELWVGFVGAGRMAGGLVRGLLQAGKVPASNVLASAPSDKNLDAWRKLGCRTTHCNLEVVHRSTLVFLATKPHILPAVLEEIRPAVGSHHIVVSLVAGVTIQTLQRAGAMVFSRGTNAGDEEAALLKSLLSSCGLCEEVPESYIDIHTGLSGSGVAYVYLFAEALAEGAVKMGMPGALASRIAAQTLLGAAKMLLETGEHPAKLRGDVCTPGGTTIYALHQLEKGALRATVMDAVEAATNRACDMAKD
- the TIGD5 gene encoding tigger transposable element-derived protein 5, coding for MPGGEPEEGGGMAGGRRAGGGGGGSSSSSASPGGVSVKMSLRRAYSIKDKLQAIERVKKGERQASVCRAFGVPGGTLRGWLKDEAKLRWFLEQLGGEVGTQRKKMRLANEEEIDRAVYAWFLALRQHGVPLSGPLIQAQAEAFARQIYGPECTFKASHGWFWRWQKRHGISSQRIYGEGGLPTEPERAPAARAEVLPDAGGYGDEQIYNANITRLFWKLLPGAGIAARRPARGERVTVLLAANLTGAHKLKPLVVGGLRDPASLRHHNQEKFPACYRYSPEARLAPALLRAWFFEDFVPGVKRYLRRSCLQQKAVLLLSSAPSRSAAGAEDSPPLQTPDGSIRALFLSKGPSGSGLAGAGGRIPAPLEQGVVSAFKQLYKRELLRLAVSCGGPGSPADFVRSFLLKDMLYLAGLSWDLIPPGSIEKCWLLGLRAAFEPQPGEEEHGDAPGGEEGGGDSKVFSDLTHLAALAFKRLAPEEVSDWLHLDDAAPGVEEDGDGEEDAEEEGAEGREEDEEEEAAGGKKGGEGGDPLLPTAREAIQGLETALRWLEGQDPREVGPLKLVQLRSLISMAQRLRRGRSPQS
- the PYCR3 gene encoding pyrroline-5-carboxylate reductase 3 isoform X1; amino-acid sequence: MEAPELWVGFVGAGRMAGGLVRGLLQAGKVPASNVLASAPSDKNLDAWRKLGCRTTHCNLEVVHRSTLVFLATKPHILPAVLEEIRPAVGSHHIVVSLVAGVTIQTLQRLLPPWTKVLRIMPNLPCVVQAGAMVFSRGTNAGDEEAALLKSLLSSCGLCEEVPESYIDIHTGLSGSGVAYVYLFAEALAEGAVKMGMPGALASRIAAQTLLGAAKMLLETGEHPAKLRGDVCTPGGTTIYALHQLEKGALRATVMDAVEAATNRACDMAKD